The following proteins come from a genomic window of Rhodoligotrophos sp. CJ14:
- a CDS encoding Tim44/TimA family putative adaptor protein, producing the protein MTDAFDPLNLLLLGIAVVVFLRLRSVLGRRTGNERPPIDPFARNERDRAQATANAQDGKVISLPQRDNRKAEPTPISQGDDKAPVWKGYAAEGSAVASGLEAIARADANFTPKSFLEGARAAYEMIVMAFAEGDRLTLRNLLSKEVFDGFSAALDEREREGLVNETTFVGINEASIVDARLEGRQAFVAVKFASQLITAVKNRSGELVDGDPTKIRDVNDIWTFARDTKARDPNWSLVATEAPSA; encoded by the coding sequence ATGACCGACGCTTTTGACCCTCTCAACCTTCTACTTCTCGGCATAGCCGTAGTGGTCTTCTTGCGGCTGCGCAGCGTCCTTGGTCGCCGCACCGGCAATGAACGGCCGCCGATCGACCCCTTCGCGCGCAACGAGCGCGACCGCGCTCAGGCCACGGCTAACGCTCAGGATGGGAAGGTCATCAGCCTTCCCCAGCGCGATAATCGCAAGGCTGAGCCGACGCCGATCAGTCAGGGTGACGACAAAGCCCCGGTCTGGAAGGGGTATGCCGCGGAAGGTTCGGCCGTTGCTTCGGGGCTGGAGGCGATCGCACGGGCGGATGCGAACTTCACGCCGAAATCGTTCCTGGAAGGCGCCCGCGCAGCTTACGAGATGATAGTGATGGCCTTTGCCGAAGGCGACCGGCTGACCCTTCGCAACCTCCTCAGCAAGGAGGTGTTCGATGGCTTCAGCGCTGCTCTGGATGAGCGCGAACGCGAGGGGCTGGTCAATGAAACCACCTTTGTCGGTATCAATGAGGCTAGTATCGTCGATGCGCGGCTCGAGGGGCGCCAGGCGTTTGTGGCGGTGAAATTCGCCAGTCAGCTGATCACGGCTGTCAAGAACCGCTCCGGTGAGCTGGTCGACGGCGACCCCACCAAGATCCGCGATGTGAATGATATCTGGACCTTCGCGCGCGATACCAAGGCGCGTGATCCCAATTGGAGCTTGGTGGCGACCGAGGCGCCGTCTGCATAG
- the mltA gene encoding murein transglycosylase A — protein sequence MNRVQARTLAAVTYSSIPGWAADNHAEALAAFQLSCQEMLTTGRGFAGSPRFAGRRADWLPVCRAALALGAQTPAQARSFFEKHFTPLAVSLAANGSSLFTGYFEPEVEGSLTPGGPYVVPLFRKPEDLVTFDAATEKRIGVRYGRRVNGQPKPYWARQEIEQGALKGRGLELVWLKRWEDAFFVHVQGSGRVRLPNGRVMRVGFAAKSGLPYTPIGRILVERGEIARDQVSMQTILAWLARHPDQARSLMWHNKSFVFFRPVELERPDLGPVGAQHVQLTPERSLAVDRAFYAFGTPIWLDTAVPSGPQGALVPMRRLMIAQDTGTAIKGQVRGDVFWGAGERAAHIAGLMQSPGRVTILVPNAVAARLPR from the coding sequence ATGAACCGGGTGCAGGCCAGAACACTGGCAGCCGTCACTTATTCCAGCATTCCTGGCTGGGCGGCCGACAATCATGCCGAGGCACTCGCCGCTTTTCAGCTTTCCTGCCAGGAAATGCTTACCACCGGCCGCGGCTTTGCCGGCTCACCTCGCTTTGCCGGACGGCGGGCTGATTGGCTGCCGGTCTGCCGGGCGGCTCTCGCCTTGGGCGCGCAGACACCGGCTCAGGCCCGCAGCTTCTTCGAAAAGCACTTCACGCCGCTGGCGGTCAGTCTGGCGGCTAATGGCAGCAGTCTCTTCACCGGCTATTTCGAGCCCGAGGTCGAGGGATCGCTGACGCCGGGCGGGCCTTACGTGGTTCCGCTCTTCCGCAAGCCCGAGGATCTCGTCACCTTCGATGCCGCCACCGAGAAGCGCATCGGGGTCCGCTATGGCCGCCGTGTCAATGGCCAGCCAAAACCCTATTGGGCGAGGCAGGAAATAGAGCAGGGCGCGTTGAAGGGCAGGGGGCTCGAGCTTGTCTGGCTGAAGCGCTGGGAAGATGCCTTCTTCGTCCACGTTCAGGGCTCGGGCCGGGTCCGTCTGCCGAATGGCCGCGTGATGCGCGTCGGCTTTGCTGCCAAGTCGGGATTGCCATACACGCCCATCGGGCGGATCCTTGTCGAACGTGGCGAGATTGCCCGCGATCAGGTCTCGATGCAAACCATCCTGGCTTGGCTTGCCCGTCATCCCGATCAGGCGCGCAGCCTCATGTGGCACAACAAATCTTTTGTGTTCTTTCGTCCTGTGGAACTCGAACGGCCTGATCTCGGCCCGGTGGGCGCCCAGCACGTTCAGCTCACGCCGGAGCGCAGCCTTGCAGTCGATCGCGCCTTCTATGCCTTTGGCACCCCGATCTGGCTCGACACCGCCGTACCGTCGGGCCCTCAGGGTGCGCTTGTGCCCATGCGCCGTCTGATGATCGCGCAGGACACCGGAACGGCCATCAAGGGGCAGGTGCGCGGCGATGTCTTCTGGGGCGCCGGCGAGCGGGCCGCACACATCGCCGGTCTTATGCAGAGCCCCGGCCGCGTGACCATTCTCGTGCCGAATGCGGTCGCGGCGCGACTGCCCCGTTGA
- a CDS encoding Smr/MutS family protein codes for MTRRKKRGAEVPDMELWLKVTESVTPLHKRVRSSTSITTEAPPSESIKAQPTPPAPSQRQKPPRMPASLRQPIPQPARPSPSLPPLTGIDRRTGQRLLRGQIPIGSRIDLHGESLETARIRLFAYLTQAYERGQRFTIVVTGKGSAPFARHMLHGFDPYDTPERGGRIRRALPVWFSEPQFRRIVSGFQPAHPRHGGGGAFYVRLRRNPDIRR; via the coding sequence ATGACACGGCGGAAGAAACGTGGTGCCGAAGTTCCCGACATGGAACTCTGGCTGAAGGTGACGGAGAGCGTAACGCCGCTTCACAAGCGGGTACGCTCCTCCACCTCGATCACCACTGAGGCTCCGCCGTCCGAGTCCATCAAGGCGCAGCCGACACCTCCGGCTCCGTCACAGAGGCAAAAGCCACCTAGAATGCCTGCCTCGCTTCGTCAGCCGATTCCGCAGCCGGCGAGGCCCTCGCCCAGCCTGCCGCCACTGACCGGCATTGACCGGCGCACCGGGCAGAGACTATTGCGCGGCCAGATTCCGATCGGGTCACGGATCGACTTGCATGGGGAGAGCCTGGAAACGGCCCGCATCCGCCTCTTCGCTTACCTGACGCAGGCATATGAGCGCGGTCAGCGGTTCACGATTGTGGTCACTGGCAAAGGCTCGGCGCCCTTCGCGAGGCACATGCTGCACGGCTTTGACCCGTATGACACGCCCGAGCGTGGTGGCCGGATCCGACGCGCGCTGCCCGTGTGGTTCAGCGAGCCGCAATTCCGCCGCATCGTATCCGGCTTTCAGCCGGCACATCCCAGGCATGGCGGCGGTGGGGCCTTCTACGTGCGGCTGCGCAGGAATCCCGATATCAGACGATGA
- a CDS encoding helix-turn-helix domain-containing protein, with protein MTPFGQKLRALRAERGIELKEMAAAVGVSAAYLSALEHGRRGRPSWPLLQRIIAYFNVIWDDAEELTRLARLSNPRAVVDTAGLSPKATELANLLAERIGELSEDELDRLLRHLRQRPPE; from the coding sequence ATGACACCCTTCGGCCAGAAATTACGCGCCCTGCGCGCCGAGCGGGGCATTGAGCTCAAGGAAATGGCTGCCGCGGTCGGTGTCTCCGCGGCCTATCTTTCCGCTTTGGAGCACGGCCGGCGCGGCCGCCCAAGCTGGCCGCTGCTCCAGCGCATCATTGCTTACTTCAATGTGATCTGGGATGATGCCGAGGAGCTGACCCGCCTGGCGCGCCTCTCGAACCCGCGCGCGGTCGTCGATACCGCAGGCCTTTCACCCAAGGCGACCGAGCTTGCCAATCTGCTGGCCGAGCGTATCGGCGAGTTGAGTGAAGATGAACTCGACAGGCTCTTGCGGCATCTGCGCCAGCGCCCGCCTGAATAG
- a CDS encoding MmcQ/YjbR family DNA-binding protein, with protein MRLEDYNSFCASLPHATHVVQWGGSHVWKVAGKVFAIAGAHDGGELWVTFKCSPIAYDILREQPGLRPAPYLASRGMKWIQRQRDDAMDDAALKDYLAESHRLVAAGLPKRVQKELGLASY; from the coding sequence GTGCGGCTTGAGGATTATAACAGCTTCTGCGCTTCGCTGCCCCATGCGACCCATGTGGTGCAATGGGGTGGCTCGCATGTCTGGAAAGTAGCGGGCAAGGTGTTCGCCATCGCCGGCGCGCACGATGGGGGCGAGCTTTGGGTAACGTTCAAATGCTCCCCCATCGCCTATGATATCCTTCGCGAACAGCCCGGCTTGCGGCCCGCGCCCTATCTTGCCTCGCGCGGCATGAAGTGGATCCAACGTCAGAGGGATGACGCCATGGACGATGCCGCCCTCAAGGATTACCTCGCGGAAAGCCACAGGCTCGTTGCCGCCGGGCTGCCCAAGCGCGTGCAAAAGGAACTAGGCCTCGCTTCCTACTGA
- the hslU gene encoding ATP-dependent protease ATPase subunit HslU, whose amino-acid sequence MTDFSPREIVSELDRFIVGQRDAKRAVAIALRNRWRRQQLEDGLREEVLPKNILMIGPTGVGKTEIARRLAKLANAPFIKVEATKFTEVGYVGRDVEQIIRDLVEVSIGLVRQKRRKEVEAAAQLHAEERVLDALVGKSATESTRDAFRRKLRDGELDDKEIEVQVLDTGGMPSFEIPGMPGAQIGMVNLSDMLGKAFGQRTKPRRMTVRASYDVLMAEESDKLLDQDQITQEAIALVENHGIVFLDELDKVCARSGERVGGDVSREGVQRDLLPLLEGTTVATKYGPVKSDHVLFIASGAFHIAKPSDLLPELQGRLPIRVELNPLTRDDFRRILTEPEASLIRQYKALIGTEGVTLDFTDDGVDALADLAVDINSTVENIGARRLHTVMERVLDEISFDASDKSGAAISIDAAYVRERIGDLAKNSDLSKFIL is encoded by the coding sequence ATGACAGACTTCTCACCGCGTGAGATCGTTTCGGAACTCGACCGCTTTATTGTCGGCCAGCGCGATGCAAAGCGCGCCGTGGCCATCGCCCTACGCAATCGCTGGCGCCGCCAGCAGCTGGAGGATGGGCTGCGCGAGGAGGTTCTGCCGAAGAACATCCTGATGATCGGGCCAACCGGCGTTGGCAAGACCGAGATCGCCCGCCGCCTGGCCAAGCTTGCGAACGCGCCTTTCATCAAGGTCGAGGCGACCAAGTTCACCGAAGTCGGCTATGTCGGCCGCGATGTGGAGCAGATCATCCGCGATCTCGTTGAAGTGTCCATTGGTCTCGTGCGGCAGAAGCGGCGCAAGGAGGTCGAGGCGGCCGCTCAGCTTCACGCGGAAGAGCGGGTGCTGGATGCGCTGGTGGGCAAGAGCGCGACCGAGTCCACGCGGGACGCCTTCCGGCGCAAGCTGCGCGACGGTGAGCTCGACGATAAGGAGATCGAGGTCCAGGTGCTCGACACCGGCGGTATGCCCTCCTTCGAGATTCCCGGCATGCCCGGCGCTCAGATCGGCATGGTCAATCTCAGCGACATGCTGGGCAAGGCCTTCGGCCAGCGCACCAAGCCAAGACGGATGACGGTGCGGGCAAGCTATGACGTGTTGATGGCGGAAGAATCGGACAAGCTGCTCGATCAAGATCAGATCACGCAGGAGGCGATCGCGCTCGTCGAGAACCACGGCATCGTGTTTCTGGACGAGCTGGACAAGGTCTGCGCCCGATCCGGCGAGCGGGTTGGCGGAGATGTCAGCCGGGAGGGCGTCCAGCGCGATCTGCTGCCGCTGCTCGAGGGCACGACCGTTGCGACCAAATACGGGCCGGTGAAGAGCGACCATGTGCTGTTCATCGCCTCGGGCGCGTTCCATATCGCCAAGCCTTCGGATCTTTTGCCGGAGCTGCAGGGCCGGCTGCCGATCCGGGTGGAGCTCAATCCGCTCACGCGCGATGACTTCCGCCGCATCCTGACTGAACCGGAGGCAAGCCTCATTCGGCAATACAAGGCGCTCATCGGGACGGAAGGCGTGACCCTCGACTTCACGGATGACGGGGTCGATGCACTCGCTGATCTCGCTGTCGATATCAACTCTACGGTGGAGAATATCGGCGCCCGCCGTTTGCACACCGTGATGGAGCGGGTGCTCGATGAAATCAGCTTCGATGCGAGCGACAAATCGGGCGCCGCGATTTCGATCGATGCAGCTTATGTCCGCGAGCGGATCGGCGATCTCGCCAAGAACAGCGATCTCTCGAAATTCATTCTTTAG
- the hslV gene encoding ATP-dependent protease subunit HslV produces MPQWHGTTILTVRKGNKVVIAGDGQVSFGNTVIKSNARKVRPLGTGKVIAGFAGATADAMTLFERLEGKLEKHPGQLTRACVEMAKDWRTDRYLRRLEAMMIVADPKVSLVLTGNGDVLEPEGGLMGIGSGGQFALAAARALIDSEHDPVEIARRAMKIAAEICIYTNDSLTIETLQED; encoded by the coding sequence ATGCCGCAATGGCACGGAACCACCATTCTCACGGTGCGCAAGGGAAACAAGGTCGTCATTGCAGGCGATGGCCAGGTCAGCTTTGGTAACACCGTCATCAAATCCAATGCCCGTAAAGTGAGGCCACTGGGCACCGGCAAGGTGATCGCCGGGTTCGCCGGAGCCACCGCGGATGCCATGACGCTGTTCGAGCGGCTGGAAGGCAAGCTCGAAAAACATCCGGGGCAGTTGACCCGCGCCTGTGTGGAAATGGCGAAAGACTGGCGCACCGACCGCTATCTGCGCCGGCTCGAGGCCATGATGATCGTGGCCGATCCCAAGGTGAGCCTCGTTCTGACCGGCAATGGCGACGTGCTCGAGCCGGAAGGCGGGTTGATGGGCATCGGTTCCGGGGGTCAGTTCGCGCTGGCGGCGGCACGCGCGCTCATCGACAGCGAGCATGATCCGGTGGAGATTGCCCGGCGCGCCATGAAGATCGCGGCCGAGATCTGCATCTACACGAATGACAGCCTGACAATCGAAACACTGCAAGAGGACTGA
- the hisB gene encoding imidazoleglycerol-phosphate dehydratase HisB, with protein sequence MRKANIERKTNETSISVSVNLDGTGRFSIATGIGFLDHMLEQLSRHSLIDIEVKAEGDLHIDLHHTVEDTGIALGQAVAKALGNKAGIRRYASIDLAMDEALTRVALDVSGRPFLVWKVNFPTQKVGDFDTELFREWFQAFAQNAGITTHVENLYGENSHHIAETCFKALARSLRAAIEPDPRSSGAVPSTKGTLGGSTA encoded by the coding sequence GTGCGCAAAGCGAATATAGAACGCAAAACCAACGAGACCTCCATCTCGGTCTCCGTCAATCTCGACGGCACCGGGCGGTTCTCCATTGCCACCGGCATAGGCTTTCTCGACCATATGCTCGAGCAGCTTTCGCGGCATTCGCTCATCGACATCGAGGTGAAGGCTGAGGGCGATCTCCACATCGACCTGCACCATACCGTGGAAGACACCGGCATTGCCCTTGGCCAGGCAGTCGCGAAGGCATTGGGCAATAAGGCGGGTATTCGCCGCTATGCCAGCATTGATCTCGCGATGGATGAAGCGCTCACCCGCGTGGCGCTCGATGTTTCCGGTCGGCCTTTCCTCGTTTGGAAGGTGAACTTCCCCACTCAAAAGGTGGGTGACTTCGATACCGAGCTGTTTCGTGAGTGGTTCCAGGCCTTCGCGCAGAATGCCGGTATCACCACCCATGTTGAGAATTTATATGGCGAGAACAGCCACCATATAGCAGAGACCTGCTTCAAGGCTTTGGCGCGGTCGCTGCGGGCGGCCATAGAGCCGGACCCGCGCAGCAGTGGTGCGGTACCTTCGACCAAGGGCACGCTCGGCGGTTCAACCGCCTGA
- a CDS encoding DUF2628 domain-containing protein produces the protein MSIKTYTVHHRSSDREGILAKPDELDFVKEGFSWPAFFLPLVWLIYKRMWIVLAFFILVSVCIGLLPKVLPVTPLAQAILGAGINLVMGFQGNDLLRWSLARRGRREIAVVMGDGLAGAEHRFFTGLVAGTGREIGSIPSGPAAREMPRGPIAPMAAGDYSILPEPGRV, from the coding sequence ATGTCGATCAAGACCTACACGGTCCATCATCGCAGCAGCGATCGAGAGGGCATTCTGGCCAAGCCCGACGAACTCGACTTCGTCAAGGAAGGCTTTTCGTGGCCGGCATTCTTCCTGCCCCTCGTCTGGCTGATCTACAAGCGGATGTGGATCGTCCTGGCCTTTTTCATTCTGGTGAGCGTGTGCATCGGACTGCTCCCGAAGGTTCTGCCGGTGACGCCGCTCGCCCAGGCAATCCTTGGGGCTGGTATTAACCTGGTGATGGGCTTTCAGGGCAATGATCTCTTGCGCTGGTCACTCGCCCGCCGCGGGCGTCGCGAGATTGCCGTGGTGATGGGCGATGGCCTTGCCGGGGCGGAACACAGGTTTTTCACTGGGCTGGTCGCGGGGACCGGCCGGGAGATTGGCTCCATACCAAGCGGCCCCGCCGCGCGCGAAATGCCCCGCGGGCCGATCGCTCCGATGGCCGCGGGCGACTACTCCATTCTCCCCGAACCGGGACGCGTATGA
- the hisH gene encoding imidazole glycerol phosphate synthase subunit HisH has translation MKVAIVDYGSGNLRSAHKAFERAVREQDLDAQVVVTGNPAEVASADRVVLPGVGAFADCRAGLLAIEGMWETLDEVVRVKARPFIGICVGMQLMAERGLEYGTWDGFGWISGDVVRIEPEDPALKVPHMGWNTLSQVRPHPVLDGIELGPDGLHAYFVHSYHLAARDRAQIIAETSYGGPLVAIVARDTVIGTQFHPEKSQRLGLRLIGNFLRWRP, from the coding sequence ATGAAGGTGGCAATCGTCGATTACGGCTCCGGCAATCTCCGGTCGGCCCATAAGGCGTTCGAGCGAGCCGTGCGCGAACAGGACCTTGATGCACAGGTGGTCGTCACCGGCAACCCGGCCGAGGTCGCCTCTGCTGATCGGGTGGTGCTTCCCGGCGTTGGTGCCTTTGCTGATTGTCGCGCAGGCTTGCTGGCGATCGAGGGCATGTGGGAAACGCTGGACGAGGTGGTCCGGGTCAAGGCGCGTCCCTTCATCGGCATCTGCGTCGGCATGCAGCTCATGGCCGAGCGTGGCCTTGAATACGGCACCTGGGACGGCTTTGGCTGGATCAGCGGCGATGTCGTCCGCATCGAGCCCGAGGATCCCGCCCTCAAGGTTCCACATATGGGCTGGAACACGCTAAGCCAGGTCCGGCCCCATCCGGTGCTTGATGGCATCGAGCTCGGGCCGGACGGGCTGCACGCCTATTTCGTTCATTCCTATCACCTGGCGGCCCGTGATCGCGCGCAGATCATCGCCGAGACCAGCTATGGCGGTCCGTTGGTTGCCATCGTCGCCCGTGACACGGTGATCGGAACGCAATTTCACCCCGAAAAAAGTCAGCGTCTCGGCCTGAGGCTGATCGGCAATTTCCTCCGGTGGCGTCCATGA
- the hisA gene encoding 1-(5-phosphoribosyl)-5-[(5-phosphoribosylamino)methylideneamino]imidazole-4-carboxamide isomerase, which translates to MILFPAIDLKDGVCVRLKRGEMADATIYNQDPAAQAAEFEAQGFEWLHVVDLNGAFAGRSSNAEAVEAIIAAVKMPVQLGGGIRDMAGIESWLAKGVRRVILGTVAVRNPDLVREAARAFPGRVAVGIDARGGRVAVEGWAETSDIEAADLARRIEDAGVAAIIYTDIDRDGILTGLNIPATLALAHAISIPVIASGGLASMDDVKRLLEPDCAVLEGAISGRALYDGRLDARAALQLIAEARSAHA; encoded by the coding sequence ATGATCCTGTTCCCGGCAATCGACCTCAAGGACGGGGTCTGCGTCCGCCTCAAGCGTGGCGAGATGGCGGACGCGACCATCTACAATCAGGATCCGGCAGCGCAGGCGGCGGAATTCGAGGCGCAAGGCTTTGAGTGGCTGCATGTGGTGGACCTGAATGGCGCCTTCGCAGGCCGCAGCAGCAACGCCGAAGCCGTGGAAGCGATCATCGCTGCGGTCAAGATGCCCGTTCAGCTTGGCGGTGGGATCCGCGACATGGCTGGGATTGAGAGCTGGCTGGCCAAGGGCGTTCGCCGCGTCATTCTCGGCACTGTGGCGGTGCGCAATCCCGATCTGGTGCGCGAGGCCGCACGCGCCTTTCCCGGGCGGGTCGCGGTGGGCATCGACGCGCGCGGCGGCCGGGTGGCGGTCGAAGGCTGGGCCGAGACCTCGGATATCGAGGCGGCAGATCTCGCTCGCCGCATCGAGGATGCCGGTGTTGCGGCGATCATCTATACCGACATCGACCGTGATGGCATTCTCACGGGCCTGAACATACCGGCCACCCTGGCCTTGGCCCACGCCATTTCGATCCCGGTCATTGCCTCGGGCGGGCTTGCCTCGATGGACGATGTGAAGCGGTTGCTCGAGCCCGATTGCGCCGTGCTGGAAGGAGCAATCTCGGGCCGGGCCCTCTATGACGGCCGGCTTGATGCCCGCGCCGCCCTGCAGCTGATCGCAGAAGCGAGGTCGGCCCATGCTTAA
- the hisF gene encoding imidazole glycerol phosphate synthase subunit HisF produces MLKARVIPCLDVKDGRVVKGVQFVELRDAGDPVEAARAYDAAGADELCFLDITASHENRGIIFDVVAKTAEHCFMPLTVGGGVRTTDDVRKLLLAGADKVSINTAAVNDRNFVARAAEKFGSQCIVVAIDARRVSAEGEPARWEIFTHGGRNATGIDAIEFAREVVSLGAGEILLTSMDRDGTKSGFDLALTRAVADAVTVPVIASGGVGTLDHLVQGVKQGHASAVLAASIFHFGTYTIGQAKQHMAGAGIPMRLA; encoded by the coding sequence ATGCTTAAGGCCAGAGTGATCCCCTGCCTTGACGTCAAAGACGGGCGCGTGGTCAAGGGCGTTCAATTCGTCGAGCTGCGTGATGCCGGTGATCCCGTTGAGGCCGCGCGCGCCTATGACGCGGCAGGAGCGGATGAGCTCTGCTTTCTCGATATCACGGCATCTCACGAGAATCGGGGCATTATTTTTGATGTGGTGGCCAAGACGGCCGAACATTGCTTCATGCCGCTGACGGTCGGTGGCGGCGTGCGCACCACGGACGATGTGCGCAAGCTGCTTCTGGCCGGCGCCGATAAGGTCTCGATCAACACCGCGGCGGTGAACGACCGCAACTTTGTTGCGCGCGCTGCAGAGAAGTTCGGCAGCCAATGCATTGTCGTCGCAATTGACGCAAGGCGCGTATCGGCCGAGGGAGAACCGGCCCGCTGGGAGATCTTCACCCATGGCGGCCGCAACGCGACCGGGATTGATGCCATCGAATTTGCTCGCGAGGTCGTGTCCCTCGGGGCCGGGGAAATCTTGCTGACCTCCATGGATCGCGACGGCACCAAGTCTGGCTTCGATCTCGCCTTGACTCGGGCGGTCGCCGACGCCGTCACCGTGCCCGTCATTGCATCCGGCGGCGTCGGCACCCTTGATCATCTGGTACAAGGGGTGAAGCAGGGCCATGCGAGCGCCGTTCTCGCCGCCTCGATCTTCCATTTCGGCACTTACACCATTGGGCAAGCCAAACAGCATATGGCCGGTGCGGGTATTCCTATGCGTCTTGCCTGA
- a CDS encoding phosphoribosyl-ATP diphosphatase, with product MNTQSPYGLEVLARLVATIHERRSASPDKSYTAQLVARGVPVCAKKLGEEAVEVAIAAVSGDRKSLTAEAADLLFHLVVLLEAADLPLPDVMAELARREGVSGIVEKAGRS from the coding sequence ATGAATACTCAATCTCCATACGGGCTCGAAGTCTTGGCGCGCCTTGTGGCCACCATTCATGAGCGCCGTTCAGCAAGCCCTGACAAATCCTATACAGCCCAGCTGGTCGCCAGAGGCGTTCCGGTCTGTGCGAAAAAGCTGGGGGAAGAGGCCGTTGAGGTTGCCATCGCCGCCGTGTCGGGCGATCGGAAGTCGCTGACGGCGGAAGCCGCTGATCTCCTGTTTCACCTCGTGGTCTTGCTGGAGGCCGCTGATCTGCCACTGCCGGATGTCATGGCGGAACTTGCGCGCCGCGAAGGTGTGAGCGGCATCGTTGAAAAAGCTGGGCGTTCCTGA
- the coaA gene encoding type I pantothenate kinase — protein MNGRALKYSPYLVFSRDEWAELRADTPLTLTETEVLELRGLNERMQIDEVVAIYLPLARLLNLYVERTYELFRATQKFLGRNGSKVPFIIGLAGSVAVGKSTTARILQALLSRSPNSPHVALVPTDGFLFPNAVLEREGLMTRKGFPESYDVTKLLHFLSDIKSGKHAVKAPVYSHLSYDVLPSEGLTIDQPDVLIVEGLNVLQPATLPKDGKAIPFVSDFFDFSIYLDAEERLLEEWYIERFFRLRGTAFRDPRSYFHRYAKISDEETREVALRLWKTINLVNLRENILPTRQRADLILTKGADHSIHEVQLRRL, from the coding sequence ATGAACGGGCGTGCGCTCAAATATTCGCCTTACCTTGTCTTCTCGCGAGATGAATGGGCAGAACTCAGGGCCGACACGCCATTGACCCTGACCGAGACCGAGGTCTTGGAGCTGCGCGGTCTGAACGAGCGCATGCAGATCGACGAAGTGGTCGCGATCTACCTGCCTCTCGCCCGTCTGCTCAATCTCTATGTCGAGCGAACCTATGAGCTCTTCCGGGCGACCCAGAAATTTCTGGGACGGAACGGGAGCAAGGTGCCCTTCATCATTGGCCTCGCCGGTAGTGTCGCCGTCGGCAAAAGCACGACTGCCCGTATCTTGCAGGCACTGCTCAGCCGCTCGCCGAATTCGCCCCATGTTGCCCTCGTGCCCACTGACGGCTTCCTGTTTCCGAATGCCGTCTTGGAGCGGGAAGGCCTGATGACGCGGAAAGGCTTTCCGGAGAGCTACGATGTCACCAAGCTCTTGCATTTCCTGTCCGACATCAAATCGGGAAAGCACGCGGTCAAGGCTCCGGTCTACTCCCATCTGTCCTATGATGTCCTTCCCTCCGAGGGGCTGACCATCGACCAACCGGATGTCCTGATCGTCGAGGGGCTGAACGTATTGCAGCCCGCAACCCTGCCCAAGGATGGCAAGGCCATACCCTTCGTTTCGGACTTTTTCGATTTTTCGATTTACCTCGACGCCGAAGAGCGGCTGTTGGAGGAATGGTATATCGAGCGCTTCTTCCGTCTCCGCGGCACGGCGTTCCGCGATCCCAGGTCCTATTTCCATCGCTACGCAAAAATCAGCGACGAAGAGACCCGGGAGGTGGCGCTGCGCCTGTGGAAGACCATCAACCTGGTCAATCTGCGGGAGAACATTCTCCCAACCCGCCAGCGCGCCGATCTCATCCTCACGAAGGGCGCTGATCACAGCATCCACGAGGTTCAGCTGCGCCGGCTTTAG